A single region of the Salvia miltiorrhiza cultivar Shanhuang (shh) chromosome 8, IMPLAD_Smil_shh, whole genome shotgun sequence genome encodes:
- the LOC131000688 gene encoding protein disulfide-isomerase 5-1, with protein sequence MLKKELQIISEFTPKINTKNLGLFFGSSLSHRGSYRRVSRVRGQLHVFSSIAMRRRLLDPSFSVLLLFFSSIFILSSISNRSVNAEVITLNSEIFNDKMQEKDTAWFVKFCVPWCKHCKNLGTLWEDLGKEMEGEDEIEIGEVDCGTDKPVCSKVDIHSYPTFKLFYNGEEVAKYQGTRDVESLKRFALEETVKAATKAQLEDDAEL encoded by the exons ATGTTAAAAAAGGAACTGCAAATCATCTCCGAGTTCACACCTAAAATCAACACCAAGAATTTAGGGCTCTTCTTCGGCAGCTCTCTGAGTCATCGTGGTTCCTACCGGCGAGTTTCCCGAGTCCGCGGTCAGCTACACGTATTCAGCTCAATCGCGATGCGTCGTCGTTTGCTCGATCCCTCATTTTCTGTCCTGTTATTGTTTTTTTCCTCCATTTTCATCTTGAGCTCCATCAGCAATCGCTCCGTAAATGCTGAAGTCATAACCTTAAATTCGGAAATTTTTAATGATAAG ATGCAGGAGAAAGATACCGCATGGTTTGTAAAGTTCTGTGTCCCTTGGTGCAAGCACTG CAAGAATTTGGGGACATTGTGGGAGGATTTGGGGAAAGAGATGGAAGGTGAAGATGAAATTGAGATTGGAGAAGTTGATTGTGGCACAGACAAACCAGTGTGTTCTAAGGTGGATATCCATTCATATCCGACTTTCAAGTTGTTTTATAATGGAGAAGAAGTTGCAAAGTACCAAG GAACTAGGGATGTTGAATCACTCAAAAGATTTGCTCTGGAAGAAACAGTTAAAGCAGCTACAAAAGCACAACTCGAGGATGATGCTGAGTTATAA
- the LOC131000689 gene encoding exonuclease V, chloroplastic — translation MTTNSSSSPTTTSTDSGEKTAEIPIEIVSEEEMALIEAALAAAAMPASHLHRNSKSIRSFSLLSKRGLSACTSTGPPDIEDSGRACGSNSPSSQKNKRNRMLEPFLHRFRKGRGLSVTDLTGTEWCEKQTEFILLFGKPKKTKAMKAGSARHVVLEEEVIKRVKVQVESAEDVWALKFINFIVGTNQLLFDGLTRELPLVGFVEGVWMVGIIDEIRMPVSDSTRFPVLVDTKTRVRATLPGEPQKRNGRFQLMCYKYMWDTLVADKFPTRKFYDFFTLNPNHILSPEIRDNTAKSGFPSQTLSDVVRYFGNSCCSLPMAHDQLLLRYELQEDHSLLGEDEFTYDPDLVKVQIKSCLEFWLGKREASYPPMEELWKCKFCKFASVCPINSDPDDSPGKPKSEDIPSPDLTPK, via the exons ATGACCACCAACTCCTCTTCCTCtcccaccaccacctccaccgaTTCAGGTGAAAAAACCGCCGAAATCCCCATCGAGATCGTCAGCGAAGAGGAAATGGCTCTCATCGAAGCTgccctcgccgccgccgctaTGCCTGCTTCTCACCTCCACAGGAATTCTAAATCAATCCGCTCCTTCTCTCTCCTGTCTAAGCGCGGGCTATCCGCTTGCACGTCCACTGGCCCGCCCGATATAGAGGATTCGGGTCGGGCCTGCGGGTCGAATAGCCCGAGCTCTCAGAAGAATAAGAGGAACAGAATGCTCGAGCCCTTTTTGCATCGATTCCGAAAGGGAAGAGGCTTGTCCGTCACCGACCTTACTGGCACG GAATGGTGTGAAAAACAGACGGAGTTTATTCTACTCTTTGGTAAACCGAAAAAGACGAAAGCTATGAAAGCAGGTAGTGCGCGGCATGTAGTACTTGAAGAAGAG GTAATTAAAAGGGTAAAAGTTCAGGTTGAAAGTGCTGAAGATGTGTGGGCTCTTAAATTTATCAATTTCATTGTCGGTACAAACCAACTATTGTTTGATGGATTAACGCGCGAGTTACCTTT AGTAGGCTTTGTAGAAGGTGTGTGGATGGTGGGGATAATTGATGAAATTCGGATGCCTGTATCTGATTCCACTAGATTTCCAGTATTAGTTGACACCAAAACTCGTGTACGGGCGACCCTTCCAGGTGAACCACAAAAAAGAAACGGAAG GTTTCAGCTAATGTGCTACAAGTATATGTGGGACACTTTAGTTGCGGACAAATTTCCCACCCGAAAGTTCTATGATTTTTTCACATTGAATCCCAATCATATTTTATCTCCAGAAATTAGAGATAATACAGCAAAATCAGGTTTTCCTTCACAG ACTCTGAGCGACGTGGTACGGTATTTTGGAAATAGTTGTTGCTCACTGCCTATGGCTCATGACCAGCTATTGTTGAG aTATGAGTTACAGGAAGATCATTCCTTATTAGGGGAAGATGAATTCACATATGACCCTGATCTGGTCAAGGTTCAAATTAAGTCATGTCTCGAGTTTTGGCTGGGCAAGAGAGAAGCCAGTTACCCTCCAATGGAGGAGCTTTGGAAATGCAAGTTCTGCAAGTTTGCCTCTGTATGTCCAATTAACTCGGACCCAGATGATTCTCCAGGCAAACCGAAAAGTGAAGATATTCCTTCGCCTGACCTGACTCCTAAGTAA
- the LOC131000690 gene encoding adenylate kinase isoenzyme 6 homolog, protein MAQNGGGRTKRERPNILITGTPGTGKTTTSAALAEAANLRHINVGDLVKEKSLHDGWDDEFDCYVINEDLVCDELEDVMEQGGNIVDHHGCDFFPERWFDHVVVLQTDNSVLYDRLAKRGYTGKKLSNNVECEIFQVMLEEAKDSYPENIVVALRSDCVEDIDRNISTLTDWVTNWSSLP, encoded by the exons ATGGCGCAGAATGGCGGCGGGAGGACGAAGCGAGAGAGGCCAAACATACTTATAACTGGCACGCCGGGGACAGGCAAAACGACGACGTCCGCGGCCCTGGCGGAGGCCGCCAATCTCCGCCACATCAACGTAGGTGATTTGGTGAAGGAGAAGAGTCTCCACGACGGCTGGGACGACGAGTTCGACTGTTATGTCATCAACGAAGACCTC GTATGCGATGAGCTTGAAGATGTGATGGAACAAGGTGGAAACATTGTAGATCACCATGGTTGCGACTTCTTTCCTGAACGTTGGTTTGATCATGTAGTGGTGCTCCAAACTGATAATTCCGTATTGTATGATCGACTAGCTAAGAG GGGTTATACGGGAAAAAAGCTCTCAAACAACGTTGAGTGCGAGATCTTTCAGGTTATGTTGGAGGAGGCCAAAGACAGCTATCCAGAAAACATTGTGGTGGCACTTAGGAGTGACTGCGTCGAAGATATAGATAGAAATATTTCCACTCTGACTGATTGGGTTACAAACTGGAGCTCATTACCTTGA